A stretch of Castanea sativa cultivar Marrone di Chiusa Pesio chromosome 2, ASM4071231v1 DNA encodes these proteins:
- the LOC142625879 gene encoding kinesin-like protein KIN-7H isoform X4, which translates to MSGITEYAVADIYDYIEKHKEREFLLKFSAMEIYNESVRDLLSADSTNLRLLDDPERGTVVERLAEETIRDWSHFKELLSVCEAQRQIGETSLNEASSRSHQILRMTIESSAREFLGNDKSSSLTATVNFVDLAGSERASQSLAAGARLKEGCHINRSLLTLGTVIRKLSKGRNGHIPFRDSKLTRILQSSLGGNAKTAIICTMSPARSHVEQSRNTLLFASCAKEVSTNAQVNVVMSDKALVKHLQRELSRLESELRSSGTTSVTSDSSSLLREKDLLVEKLKKEVKELTLQLDLAQAQIKDLLQLVGDDRPALVPFLSIFFQADPNHLYPKLRVRTSWDFENQISETAILADPNSLDDGHSDGHSQSSSDDNLFQIPHFQEKLLQAISPPPPSVNIPNFVGTHQYQEETEEQTDEKSEDLCKEVRCIEMEESSTKLYEDSIPNRYVKSNILVYSSPNRYVNPNTLSPTENTATSGVMVVDNGGSTNQELGSPILKEDKGLNSFLPDFAVQSPEKPSPWLMEKDAPSSRCLRLTRSRSCKASLMTSSSPWFEEVEKHENTPPIWFERAFTGRPEGFQMKLATLKYDAIIDKLSRSNSHTSGGRAAVDEPEMQDAKSSSDQNSLSRSTSITGMSGMADCQCETQHSDHAVLEMEPKPTACIKNVKDVGLDPMQDDTGSPSRWFQEFRRLQKEIIELWNACNISLVHRTYFFLLLFKGDPADAIYMEVELRRLSFLKDIFSRGSQTVEDGRTLTPRSSLKALRRERQMLCKQMKKRLSKQDRHNLYLRWGIGLNTKHRRLQLLHRLWTDTKDMDHVAESACVVAKLVGSVEPETAFKEMFGLNFTPRPSSCRKHHRWKPNVKSIL; encoded by the exons ATGAGTGGAATTACTGAGTATGCTGTAGCAGATATATATGACTACATAGAGAAG CACAAGGAAAGAGAATTTCTTCTGAAGTTTTCTGCTATGGAGATTTACAATGAATCTGTCAGGGACCTCCTAAGTGCAGATAGTACCAATTTGAGGCTTCTTGATGATCCAGAG AGAGGGACTGTTGTTGAGAGACTTGCAGAGGAAACGATCAGGGACTGGAGCCATTTTAAAGAACTTCTATCTGTCTGTGAAG CTCAAAGACAAATTGGGGAGACATCCCTGAATGAAGCAAGCTCTAGATCTCATCAGATTCTCAGAATG ACAATTGAAAGTTCAGCACGCGAGTTTCTTGGCAACGACAAGTCAAGCTCCCTTACCGCTACTGTG AATTTTGTTGACCTTGCGGGAAGTGAGCGTGCATCTCAGTCATTGGCAGCTGGTGCAAGGTTGAAAGAAGGTTGCCACATAAATCGCAGTTTGTTAACTCTGGGAACTGTTATTCGTAAGCTCAG CAAGGGAAGAAATGGACATATTCCATTTAGAGATTCGAAGCTAACCCGCATACTGCAGTCCTCTTTAGGAGGCAATGCTAAAACTGCCATCATCTGTACCATGAGCCCTGCACGTAGTCATGTTGAGCAATCAAGAAACACTCTCTTGTTTGCAAGTTGTGCTAAAGAAGTGTCAACTAACGCACAGGTCAATGTAGTCATGTCTGATAAAGCACTGGTAAAGCATTTGCAAAGAGAATTGTCTAGACTGGAAAGTGAATTGAGAAGTTCAGGAACAACTTCTGTCACATCTGATTCTTCTTCATTACTGAGAGAAAAGGATCTTCTGGTTGAAAAG CTGAAGAAAGAGGTCAAAGAGCTGACTTTGCAACTAGACCTTGCTCAGGCTCAGATTAAGGATCTGCTACAACTGGTTGGTGATGATAGACCTGCATTAGTACCG TTTTTGTCCATCTTTTTCCAGGCAGATCCAAATCATCTTTACCCCAAATTGCGAGTGCGAACTTCATGGGACTTTGAAAATCAAATATCTGAGACGGCCATTTTGGCAGATCCTAATAGCTTAGATGATGGCCATTCAGACGGACACAGTCAGAGTAGTTCTGATGATAACTTGTTTCAAATTCCTCATTTCCAAGAGAAGCTCTTGCAAGCCATTTCCCCCCCACCCCCTTCAGTTAATATTCCTAATTTTGTTGGAACTCATCAGTATCAAGAGGAAACAGAAGAACAGACTGATGAAAAATCAGAGGACCTTTGTAAGGAAGTTCGATGCATTGAGATGGAAGAATCAAGCACAAAACTATATGAAGATTCAATCCCAAATAGATATGTAAAGTCAAATATATTAGTATATTCAAGCCCAAACAGATATGTAAACCCAAATACGTTGTCTCCCACAGAAAACACAGCTACCTCAGGAGTGATGGTGGTCGATAATGGAGGTAGCACAAATCAAGAATTGGGGTCACCCATATTGaaagaagataaagggttgaataGCTTTCTTCCAGATTTTGCTGTTCAATCCCCTGAAAAGCCATCTCCATGGCTGATGGAAAAAGATGCGCCTAGCTCTAGATGCTTGAGATTAACTCGGAGTAGAAGTTGTAAAGCAAGTCTTATGACTAGTTCTTCACCTTGGTTTGAAGAGGTGGAAAAGCACGAGAACACACCACCAATTTGGTTTGAGAGAGCCTTCACTGGAAGACCTGAGGGTTTTCAGATGAAACTTGCTACCTTGAAGTATGATGCCATCATTGACAAGTTATCCAGAAGTAATTCTCATACTTCAGGGGGGAGAGCTGCTGTTGATGAACCTGAAATGCAGGATGCCAAAAGTTCATCTGATCAGAATAGTCTCAGCAGAAGTACTTCAATTACCGGAATGAGTGGAATGGCCGATTGTCAGTGTGAGACTCAACATTCTGATCATGCG GTACTGGAGATGGAACCAAAGCCCACAGCTTGCATAAAGAATGTAAAAGATGTTGGCTTGGATCCTATGCAAGATGATACAGGTAGTCCTTCAAGATGGTTTCAAGAATTCAGGAGGCTCCAAAAGGAGATTATCGAACTCTGGAATGCTTGCAACATCTCATTGGTTCACAGGACCTACTTCTTCCTGTTGCTATTTAAAGGTGATCCAGCTGATGCTATTTACATGGAAGTAGAGCTTAGGAGGCTCTCCTTCCTTAAGGACATCTTTTCGAGAGGTTCTCAAACTGTGGAAGATGGTCGGACTCTAACACCCAGATCAAG CTTGAAGGCTCTACGACGTGAGAGGCAGATGCTGTGCAAGCAAATGAAGAAGAGGCTGTCTAAACAAGATAGACATAACCTCTACCTTAGATGGGGTATTGGGTTGAATACAAAGCATAGGAGGTTGCAGTTGCTACACCGACTGTGGACAGACACAAAAGACATGGACCACGTTGCAGAGAGTGCCTGTGTTGTTGCAAAGCTGGTTGGTTCTGTTGAGCCAGAGACGGCGTTCAAGGAAATGTTTGGGCTCAACTTTACACCCCGACCCTCAAGCTGTCGTAAACATCATCGTTGGAAACCCAATGTGAAGTCTATCCTGTAA
- the LOC142625879 gene encoding kinesin-like protein KIN-7G isoform X1 gives MTVKSEPQDMGAAGGEEITQGPRGREERIYVSVRLRPLNEKEIARNDVSEWECINDSTIIYRSNLSVSERSMYPTAYTFDRVFRGDCSTRQVYEEAAKEVALVVVSGINASIFAYGQTSSGKTYTMSGITEYAVADIYDYIEKHKEREFLLKFSAMEIYNESVRDLLSADSTNLRLLDDPERGTVVERLAEETIRDWSHFKELLSVCEAQRQIGETSLNEASSRSHQILRMTIESSAREFLGNDKSSSLTATVNFVDLAGSERASQSLAAGARLKEGCHINRSLLTLGTVIRKLSKGRNGHIPFRDSKLTRILQSSLGGNAKTAIICTMSPARSHVEQSRNTLLFASCAKEVSTNAQVNVVMSDKALVKHLQRELSRLESELRSSGTTSVTSDSSSLLREKDLLVEKLKKEVKELTLQLDLAQAQIKDLLQLVGDDRPALVPFLSIFFQADPNHLYPKLRVRTSWDFENQISETAILADPNSLDDGHSDGHSQSSSDDNLFQIPHFQEKLLQAISPPPPSVNIPNFVGTHQYQEETEEQTDEKSEDLCKEVRCIEMEESSTKLYEDSIPNRYVKSNILVYSSPNRYVNPNTLSPTENTATSGVMVVDNGGSTNQELGSPILKEDKGLNSFLPDFAVQSPEKPSPWLMEKDAPSSRCLRLTRSRSCKASLMTSSSPWFEEVEKHENTPPIWFERAFTGRPEGFQMKLATLKYDAIIDKLSRSNSHTSGGRAAVDEPEMQDAKSSSDQNSLSRSTSITGMSGMADCQCETQHSDHAVLEMEPKPTACIKNVKDVGLDPMQDDTGSPSRWFQEFRRLQKEIIELWNACNISLVHRTYFFLLLFKGDPADAIYMEVELRRLSFLKDIFSRGSQTVEDGRTLTPRSSLKALRRERQMLCKQMKKRLSKQDRHNLYLRWGIGLNTKHRRLQLLHRLWTDTKDMDHVAESACVVAKLVGSVEPETAFKEMFGLNFTPRPSSCRKHHRWKPNVKSIL, from the exons ATGACTGTGAAATCTGAACCCCAAG ACATGGGAGCAGCTGGTGGAGAGGAGATAACGCAAGGGCCAAGAGGCCGTGAGGAGAGAATATACGTTTCAGTTCGGCTGAGGCCGTTGAACGAGAAGGAGATTGCGAGGAATGATGTGTCGGAGTGGGAATGCATCAATGACAGCACTATCATATACAGGAGTAACCTTTCAGTTTCTGAGCGGTCCATGTACCCAACTGCATATACATTTG ACAGAGTATTTAGGGGTGACTGCTCTACAAGGCAGGTATATGAAGAAGCAGCCAAGGAAGTTGCACTTGTAGTAGTCAGTGGTATAAATG CAAGTATTTTTGCATATGGACAAACAAGCAGTGGAAAGACGTATACCATGAGTGGAATTACTGAGTATGCTGTAGCAGATATATATGACTACATAGAGAAG CACAAGGAAAGAGAATTTCTTCTGAAGTTTTCTGCTATGGAGATTTACAATGAATCTGTCAGGGACCTCCTAAGTGCAGATAGTACCAATTTGAGGCTTCTTGATGATCCAGAG AGAGGGACTGTTGTTGAGAGACTTGCAGAGGAAACGATCAGGGACTGGAGCCATTTTAAAGAACTTCTATCTGTCTGTGAAG CTCAAAGACAAATTGGGGAGACATCCCTGAATGAAGCAAGCTCTAGATCTCATCAGATTCTCAGAATG ACAATTGAAAGTTCAGCACGCGAGTTTCTTGGCAACGACAAGTCAAGCTCCCTTACCGCTACTGTG AATTTTGTTGACCTTGCGGGAAGTGAGCGTGCATCTCAGTCATTGGCAGCTGGTGCAAGGTTGAAAGAAGGTTGCCACATAAATCGCAGTTTGTTAACTCTGGGAACTGTTATTCGTAAGCTCAG CAAGGGAAGAAATGGACATATTCCATTTAGAGATTCGAAGCTAACCCGCATACTGCAGTCCTCTTTAGGAGGCAATGCTAAAACTGCCATCATCTGTACCATGAGCCCTGCACGTAGTCATGTTGAGCAATCAAGAAACACTCTCTTGTTTGCAAGTTGTGCTAAAGAAGTGTCAACTAACGCACAGGTCAATGTAGTCATGTCTGATAAAGCACTGGTAAAGCATTTGCAAAGAGAATTGTCTAGACTGGAAAGTGAATTGAGAAGTTCAGGAACAACTTCTGTCACATCTGATTCTTCTTCATTACTGAGAGAAAAGGATCTTCTGGTTGAAAAG CTGAAGAAAGAGGTCAAAGAGCTGACTTTGCAACTAGACCTTGCTCAGGCTCAGATTAAGGATCTGCTACAACTGGTTGGTGATGATAGACCTGCATTAGTACCG TTTTTGTCCATCTTTTTCCAGGCAGATCCAAATCATCTTTACCCCAAATTGCGAGTGCGAACTTCATGGGACTTTGAAAATCAAATATCTGAGACGGCCATTTTGGCAGATCCTAATAGCTTAGATGATGGCCATTCAGACGGACACAGTCAGAGTAGTTCTGATGATAACTTGTTTCAAATTCCTCATTTCCAAGAGAAGCTCTTGCAAGCCATTTCCCCCCCACCCCCTTCAGTTAATATTCCTAATTTTGTTGGAACTCATCAGTATCAAGAGGAAACAGAAGAACAGACTGATGAAAAATCAGAGGACCTTTGTAAGGAAGTTCGATGCATTGAGATGGAAGAATCAAGCACAAAACTATATGAAGATTCAATCCCAAATAGATATGTAAAGTCAAATATATTAGTATATTCAAGCCCAAACAGATATGTAAACCCAAATACGTTGTCTCCCACAGAAAACACAGCTACCTCAGGAGTGATGGTGGTCGATAATGGAGGTAGCACAAATCAAGAATTGGGGTCACCCATATTGaaagaagataaagggttgaataGCTTTCTTCCAGATTTTGCTGTTCAATCCCCTGAAAAGCCATCTCCATGGCTGATGGAAAAAGATGCGCCTAGCTCTAGATGCTTGAGATTAACTCGGAGTAGAAGTTGTAAAGCAAGTCTTATGACTAGTTCTTCACCTTGGTTTGAAGAGGTGGAAAAGCACGAGAACACACCACCAATTTGGTTTGAGAGAGCCTTCACTGGAAGACCTGAGGGTTTTCAGATGAAACTTGCTACCTTGAAGTATGATGCCATCATTGACAAGTTATCCAGAAGTAATTCTCATACTTCAGGGGGGAGAGCTGCTGTTGATGAACCTGAAATGCAGGATGCCAAAAGTTCATCTGATCAGAATAGTCTCAGCAGAAGTACTTCAATTACCGGAATGAGTGGAATGGCCGATTGTCAGTGTGAGACTCAACATTCTGATCATGCG GTACTGGAGATGGAACCAAAGCCCACAGCTTGCATAAAGAATGTAAAAGATGTTGGCTTGGATCCTATGCAAGATGATACAGGTAGTCCTTCAAGATGGTTTCAAGAATTCAGGAGGCTCCAAAAGGAGATTATCGAACTCTGGAATGCTTGCAACATCTCATTGGTTCACAGGACCTACTTCTTCCTGTTGCTATTTAAAGGTGATCCAGCTGATGCTATTTACATGGAAGTAGAGCTTAGGAGGCTCTCCTTCCTTAAGGACATCTTTTCGAGAGGTTCTCAAACTGTGGAAGATGGTCGGACTCTAACACCCAGATCAAG CTTGAAGGCTCTACGACGTGAGAGGCAGATGCTGTGCAAGCAAATGAAGAAGAGGCTGTCTAAACAAGATAGACATAACCTCTACCTTAGATGGGGTATTGGGTTGAATACAAAGCATAGGAGGTTGCAGTTGCTACACCGACTGTGGACAGACACAAAAGACATGGACCACGTTGCAGAGAGTGCCTGTGTTGTTGCAAAGCTGGTTGGTTCTGTTGAGCCAGAGACGGCGTTCAAGGAAATGTTTGGGCTCAACTTTACACCCCGACCCTCAAGCTGTCGTAAACATCATCGTTGGAAACCCAATGTGAAGTCTATCCTGTAA
- the LOC142625879 gene encoding kinesin-like protein KIN-7G isoform X2, with the protein MTVKSEPQDMGAAGGEEITQGPRGREERIYVSVRLRPLNEKEIARNDVSEWECINDSTIIYRSNLSVSERSMYPTAYTFDRVFRGDCSTRQVYEEAAKEVALVVVSGINASIFAYGQTSSGKTYTMSGITEYAVADIYDYIEKHKEREFLLKFSAMEIYNESVRDLLSADSTNLRLLDDPERGTVVERLAEETIRDWSHFKELLSVCEAQRQIGETSLNEASSRSHQILRMTIESSAREFLGNDKSSSLTATVNFVDLAGSERASQSLAAGARLKEGCHINRSLLTLGTVIRKLSKGRNGHIPFRDSKLTRILQSSLGGNAKTAIICTMSPARSHVEQSRNTLLFASCAKEVSTNAQVNVVMSDKALVKHLQRELSRLESELRSSGTTSVTSDSSSLLREKDLLVEKLKKEVKELTLQLDLAQAQIKDLLQLVGDDRPALVPADPNHLYPKLRVRTSWDFENQISETAILADPNSLDDGHSDGHSQSSSDDNLFQIPHFQEKLLQAISPPPPSVNIPNFVGTHQYQEETEEQTDEKSEDLCKEVRCIEMEESSTKLYEDSIPNRYVKSNILVYSSPNRYVNPNTLSPTENTATSGVMVVDNGGSTNQELGSPILKEDKGLNSFLPDFAVQSPEKPSPWLMEKDAPSSRCLRLTRSRSCKASLMTSSSPWFEEVEKHENTPPIWFERAFTGRPEGFQMKLATLKYDAIIDKLSRSNSHTSGGRAAVDEPEMQDAKSSSDQNSLSRSTSITGMSGMADCQCETQHSDHAVLEMEPKPTACIKNVKDVGLDPMQDDTGSPSRWFQEFRRLQKEIIELWNACNISLVHRTYFFLLLFKGDPADAIYMEVELRRLSFLKDIFSRGSQTVEDGRTLTPRSSLKALRRERQMLCKQMKKRLSKQDRHNLYLRWGIGLNTKHRRLQLLHRLWTDTKDMDHVAESACVVAKLVGSVEPETAFKEMFGLNFTPRPSSCRKHHRWKPNVKSIL; encoded by the exons ATGACTGTGAAATCTGAACCCCAAG ACATGGGAGCAGCTGGTGGAGAGGAGATAACGCAAGGGCCAAGAGGCCGTGAGGAGAGAATATACGTTTCAGTTCGGCTGAGGCCGTTGAACGAGAAGGAGATTGCGAGGAATGATGTGTCGGAGTGGGAATGCATCAATGACAGCACTATCATATACAGGAGTAACCTTTCAGTTTCTGAGCGGTCCATGTACCCAACTGCATATACATTTG ACAGAGTATTTAGGGGTGACTGCTCTACAAGGCAGGTATATGAAGAAGCAGCCAAGGAAGTTGCACTTGTAGTAGTCAGTGGTATAAATG CAAGTATTTTTGCATATGGACAAACAAGCAGTGGAAAGACGTATACCATGAGTGGAATTACTGAGTATGCTGTAGCAGATATATATGACTACATAGAGAAG CACAAGGAAAGAGAATTTCTTCTGAAGTTTTCTGCTATGGAGATTTACAATGAATCTGTCAGGGACCTCCTAAGTGCAGATAGTACCAATTTGAGGCTTCTTGATGATCCAGAG AGAGGGACTGTTGTTGAGAGACTTGCAGAGGAAACGATCAGGGACTGGAGCCATTTTAAAGAACTTCTATCTGTCTGTGAAG CTCAAAGACAAATTGGGGAGACATCCCTGAATGAAGCAAGCTCTAGATCTCATCAGATTCTCAGAATG ACAATTGAAAGTTCAGCACGCGAGTTTCTTGGCAACGACAAGTCAAGCTCCCTTACCGCTACTGTG AATTTTGTTGACCTTGCGGGAAGTGAGCGTGCATCTCAGTCATTGGCAGCTGGTGCAAGGTTGAAAGAAGGTTGCCACATAAATCGCAGTTTGTTAACTCTGGGAACTGTTATTCGTAAGCTCAG CAAGGGAAGAAATGGACATATTCCATTTAGAGATTCGAAGCTAACCCGCATACTGCAGTCCTCTTTAGGAGGCAATGCTAAAACTGCCATCATCTGTACCATGAGCCCTGCACGTAGTCATGTTGAGCAATCAAGAAACACTCTCTTGTTTGCAAGTTGTGCTAAAGAAGTGTCAACTAACGCACAGGTCAATGTAGTCATGTCTGATAAAGCACTGGTAAAGCATTTGCAAAGAGAATTGTCTAGACTGGAAAGTGAATTGAGAAGTTCAGGAACAACTTCTGTCACATCTGATTCTTCTTCATTACTGAGAGAAAAGGATCTTCTGGTTGAAAAG CTGAAGAAAGAGGTCAAAGAGCTGACTTTGCAACTAGACCTTGCTCAGGCTCAGATTAAGGATCTGCTACAACTGGTTGGTGATGATAGACCTGCATTAGTACCG GCAGATCCAAATCATCTTTACCCCAAATTGCGAGTGCGAACTTCATGGGACTTTGAAAATCAAATATCTGAGACGGCCATTTTGGCAGATCCTAATAGCTTAGATGATGGCCATTCAGACGGACACAGTCAGAGTAGTTCTGATGATAACTTGTTTCAAATTCCTCATTTCCAAGAGAAGCTCTTGCAAGCCATTTCCCCCCCACCCCCTTCAGTTAATATTCCTAATTTTGTTGGAACTCATCAGTATCAAGAGGAAACAGAAGAACAGACTGATGAAAAATCAGAGGACCTTTGTAAGGAAGTTCGATGCATTGAGATGGAAGAATCAAGCACAAAACTATATGAAGATTCAATCCCAAATAGATATGTAAAGTCAAATATATTAGTATATTCAAGCCCAAACAGATATGTAAACCCAAATACGTTGTCTCCCACAGAAAACACAGCTACCTCAGGAGTGATGGTGGTCGATAATGGAGGTAGCACAAATCAAGAATTGGGGTCACCCATATTGaaagaagataaagggttgaataGCTTTCTTCCAGATTTTGCTGTTCAATCCCCTGAAAAGCCATCTCCATGGCTGATGGAAAAAGATGCGCCTAGCTCTAGATGCTTGAGATTAACTCGGAGTAGAAGTTGTAAAGCAAGTCTTATGACTAGTTCTTCACCTTGGTTTGAAGAGGTGGAAAAGCACGAGAACACACCACCAATTTGGTTTGAGAGAGCCTTCACTGGAAGACCTGAGGGTTTTCAGATGAAACTTGCTACCTTGAAGTATGATGCCATCATTGACAAGTTATCCAGAAGTAATTCTCATACTTCAGGGGGGAGAGCTGCTGTTGATGAACCTGAAATGCAGGATGCCAAAAGTTCATCTGATCAGAATAGTCTCAGCAGAAGTACTTCAATTACCGGAATGAGTGGAATGGCCGATTGTCAGTGTGAGACTCAACATTCTGATCATGCG GTACTGGAGATGGAACCAAAGCCCACAGCTTGCATAAAGAATGTAAAAGATGTTGGCTTGGATCCTATGCAAGATGATACAGGTAGTCCTTCAAGATGGTTTCAAGAATTCAGGAGGCTCCAAAAGGAGATTATCGAACTCTGGAATGCTTGCAACATCTCATTGGTTCACAGGACCTACTTCTTCCTGTTGCTATTTAAAGGTGATCCAGCTGATGCTATTTACATGGAAGTAGAGCTTAGGAGGCTCTCCTTCCTTAAGGACATCTTTTCGAGAGGTTCTCAAACTGTGGAAGATGGTCGGACTCTAACACCCAGATCAAG CTTGAAGGCTCTACGACGTGAGAGGCAGATGCTGTGCAAGCAAATGAAGAAGAGGCTGTCTAAACAAGATAGACATAACCTCTACCTTAGATGGGGTATTGGGTTGAATACAAAGCATAGGAGGTTGCAGTTGCTACACCGACTGTGGACAGACACAAAAGACATGGACCACGTTGCAGAGAGTGCCTGTGTTGTTGCAAAGCTGGTTGGTTCTGTTGAGCCAGAGACGGCGTTCAAGGAAATGTTTGGGCTCAACTTTACACCCCGACCCTCAAGCTGTCGTAAACATCATCGTTGGAAACCCAATGTGAAGTCTATCCTGTAA